A genomic stretch from Manduca sexta isolate Smith_Timp_Sample1 unplaced genomic scaffold, JHU_Msex_v1.0 HiC_scaffold_2800, whole genome shotgun sequence includes:
- the LOC119192454 gene encoding LOW QUALITY PROTEIN: homocysteine S-methyltransferase YbgG-like (The sequence of the model RefSeq protein was modified relative to this genomic sequence to represent the inferred CDS: inserted 1 base in 1 codon): MSELRHGKLPPVAVLDGGLSSQLSVHGTTADGDPFWSALFLQTPPDAVLNTHLDFMRAGSDIVETITYQASVXGFVKHLGLTPERGFELIKTAVGLAKKARDKYLEECIENGSKIRTPLIAGSVGPFGAHLNDGSEYSGNYADKTPEEIMREWHTPRIKALVEAGVDIIALETIPCEKEAQVLVEMLKQYPDMKAWLSFSCKDGTSLANGENFQQVAKQCWDSNPKQLLGIGVNCCSPLIVAELFNGINDDRKESPIPLITYPN; encoded by the exons ATGAGTGAATTAAGACACGGCAAATTGCCTCCTGTGGCAGTTCTAGACGGTGGTTTATCATCGCAACTGTCGGTTCACGGGACGACTGCTGACGGCGACCCATTCTGGAGCGCCCTCTTCCTCCAAACACCCCCCGACGCGGTCCTCAACACTCATCTGGACTTTATGCGTGCCGGCTCCGACATTGTTGAGACCATCACGTACCAGGCATCTG GGGGATTCGTGAAACACCTTGGTCTAACACCCGAAAGGGGATTTGAACTCATCAAGACTGCTGTGGGTCTTGCCAAGAAAGCAAGGGACAAGTACCTTGAAGAGTGTATTGAAAATGGCTCTAAAATTCGTACACCCCTCATCGCCGGATCTGTCGGACCATTCGGAGCTCACTTAAATGATGGTTCGGAATACAGTGGCAACTATGCTGACAAAACACCAGAGGAAATCATGAGAGAATGGCATACTCCAAGAATAAAGGCACTTGTAGAAGCAGGTGTTGATATCATTGCATTGGAAACAATTCCATGTGAAAAAGAAGCACAAGTATTGGTGGAAATGCTAAAACAATACCCTGACATGAAAGCCTGGTTGTCTTTCAGCTGTAAAGATGGGACCTCTCTGGCTAATGGAGAAAACTTTCAACAGGTGGCTAAACAATGCTGGGACTCAAACCCAAAGCAACTATTGGGTATAGGGGTGAACTGTTGCTCACCATTAATAGTGGCAGAACTATTTAATGGCATAAATGATGACAGGAAAGAATCTCCAATACCATTGATCACATATCCAAAC